A window of Nerophis lumbriciformis linkage group LG21, RoL_Nlum_v2.1, whole genome shotgun sequence genomic DNA:
gtcCAAATATTTTCTTAGATAAATAAATCCATCGCCAGAGAAAGTAACAATGTGCATAttgtgtaaaagaaaaaaaaagacatccaatattttattgaataaataaatacatgtgcaGAGAAAGTGACAATGTGCATATTGTGTACTGATATTTATGATTCTGTTCTTCTCTGTGTGTCCAGTCTGCGCCGTGAGGGCTACACCATGCAGGTGAATGTCAACGACTACCTGGATATCTACTGTCCCCACTACAACGACAGCCAGCGCATGGTGGGCACCAGCGAGCAGTACGTGCTCTACATGGTCAGTTACCGTGGTTACAGGAGCTGTGACCCCCAGATGGGCTTCAAGAGGTGGGAGTGCAACCGGCCCCACGCCCCCCACGCACCCATCAAGTTCTCAGAGAAGTTCCAACGCTACAGCGCCTTCTCGCTGGGCTACGAGTTCCACGTCGGACAGGAGTATTACTACATATGTAAGTGGAATCGAACGCAgatagggatgggcgatacggcctaaTATCAAtatcgcaatatatattgcagtTTCATgtgataacaatatatatatatatatatcacaatatattatttagtatataaaatatacagaattataaaaaaaatgggttacaaaagctcctaatttggccGTTGAtgaatgcagtaacatattacgtAATTTCcgggtattattattattctatttgctaatttactgttaatctctggttactttctgttgtgacATGGATCCATCTACACATCAaaaattcttctgttgtttggatactttacattagttttgggcgatactccAAATTTGGGTAGCAATCTGATACCACGGGCAGTATCGGTCAtacctagggatgtaacgataaacagtatcaataataactagggatgtccgataatggctttttgctgatatccgatattccgatattgtccaactctttaattgccgatactgatatcaaccaataccgatatcaaccgatatatacagtcgtggatataacacattataatgcctaatttggacaaccaggtatggtgaagataaggtacttttaaaaaaaattaataaaataagataaataaattaaaaacattttcttgaataacaaagacagtaaaacaatataaaaacagttacatagaaactagtaattaatgaaaatttgtaaaattaactgttaaaggttcgtgctattagtggaccagcagcacgcacaatcggactgtatcccttgcagactgtattgatatatattgatatataatgtaggaaccagaatattaataacagaaagaaacaacccttttgtgtgaatgagtgtaaatgggggagggaggttgtttgggttggtgcactaattgtaagtgtatcttgtgttttttatgttgatttaataaaaaaaaaaaaacgataccgataataaaaaaaaaacgataccgatcatttccgatatttcattttaacgcatttatcggcctgtaatatcggcaggccgatattatcggacatctctagtggccacgatactgaaacgCATGCTCTGATTGGTACTGGTCTGTTGTATTGatgtttttaagttaattttgccatttttatgcttgaaattgCTTAATGTAGGGAAAAAATGtagtagattattttttttttccccaaatgcaATGTTTGAAGCGTGATGTGGCTAGGAGCGACTCTGGTAAAAGTCTCTCTACAATTATTGCCTGGTTCCAGTTAATATCCCTTATTGCAGTTTAGGTGTACTtgttttttccaaaaatgtatttaccatttataatTGACAGTATGGGTACCAAAAGTCTGGTACTGagaggattcatatggccccattcgtcgcggtttacctgacacgtgaaatgTGACGActtggggggtgcactatccactttagccgccaggtgGCAGTACagtgttgaatattttaaaatgtgttttgtggaaattccaactttgaccacagcgtcagttgctatgtagaatggcgttttccatcattttcagcagacagcATTGCAAAATGTTTCTCACGCAAGATTGGGCCGTATGAATTTCTTCTGTAACATGATATGTAGTGGTCTTTATTGCAAGCAACTTATAGTATGTCGATGGGAAAATTGACgttaattttttatttctatttttcacAGCCACACCCACCCATCACCATGGCCGCAGCTGCCTGAGACTACGCGTGTACGTCTGTTGCGCCACGGGTGAGTCTCGTCTTTTGGACCTGTTTTACTCCCACAATGCTGGACCCATCTGGACACTGTGAGACACACAGCTGCTGAGGTCCCCACAGGGCGACACACACGAACACGCTTGGTTGGAAACACCTGCTGGGTTTGACCTGGTGGAGAACCGACTGGGGTTGggatcgcacacacacacacacacacacacacacacacacacaagcacacacacacacacacacacacacacacacacacacacacgcacacacacacacacgcacgcacacgcatgcacgcacacattCTGACACACGCAGTCAAAAAGTTGTGTTATTAAAACCGAAACTACATGTGTGAACACTTACTAGACATAAGGGATAGGACATAATTTTGGTTTATTGACATGGTTATCcttcatttttgcattttttttagatttatatcATATTGTATATTATCCAAAAAATCTGCTTTGCTAATTTTACTCTATGTCTTgacaacaataacaatgtcatacATACGCAAATCTTTCTTCTGGCGGTTAACAATCTAACAAAATTAAATAGGTGCATTGTGTTAGTTGTTGCGGTAGATATCAGGTTAAAAattccatgcttttattttgaagcctacTTTGCACTAAAAAGGAAATCACTGTGTGCATGTTTTAATGCTGTGTATAAATTGAATGTGACGCACCCAATacgtgttttttttatatatctttaaaaacaccgtttttttcacaaattaaaaCGTAAAATGATAAACATATTCAAACAATTGAATACAAATCATATGGCTCTTACGTTGCcagaacaataatatatatatatatatatatatatatatatatatatatatatatatatgtatgtgtgggaaaaaaaaaatcacaagactatttcatctctacaggcctgtttcatgagggggggtaccctcaatcatcaggagattttaatgggagcattcgcataccatggtttatatcgggcacagagtgggtgggtacaggctggcctaggggcgtggtgattggctcatgtgttacctaggaggtgtttccgtctatggcggcatgttgttacaatttcgctgcgcttgttgagggatgacaggtctggacggtaaataataaacagtttctctttcaagcataggttgcatttttattaccactattgtaaggtgtgctggatgcaagaatttgccatgttattgaatattcaacattattgtctttgaggtcccaaatggtaccccccctcatgaaacaggcctgtagagatgaaatagtcttgtgatttttttttcccacacatacatatattgcgctctactacggtatcgagcactattttttggataaccttattaagacatatatatatatatatatatatatatatatatatatatatatatatatatatatatatatatatatatatatatatatatatatgtatatatgtatacatatgtatatatatatatgtatatatatatatatatatatatatatatatatatatatatatatatatatatatatatatatatccatccatccattttctaccgcatattccctttggggttgcgggggtcgcttgagcctatctcagctacaatcgggcggaaggcagggtacaccctggacaagtcgccacctcatcgcagggccaacacagatagacagacgacattcacactcacatccacacactagggccaatttagtgttgccaatcaacttatccccaggtgcatgtctttggaagtgggaggaagccgaagtacccggagggaacccacgcagtcacgggaaggacatgcaaactccacacagaaagatcccgagcccgggattgaacccaagactactcaggaccttcgtattgtgaggcagatgcactaacccctcttccaccgtgctgcccatatatatatatatatatgtatatatatatatatatacagtatatataaaaatatccatccatccattttctaccgcttgtccctttcggggtcgcggggggtgctggagcctatctcagctgcacatgggcggaaggcggggtacaccctggacaagtcgctacctcatatatatatactgtatatatatatatatatatatatatactgtatataaatatatatgtatatatatatgtatatatatatatatatatatatatatatatatatatatatatatatatatatacatacatatatatatatatatatatatatatatatatatatatatgtatttcttcTGGTGGCTAACAGTCtaacaaaattaattaattatatatatatatatatatatatacacacatatatatatatatatatatatatatacacatatatatatatatatatacatatatatatatatatatatacatatatatgtatatatatatatgtatacatattttatatatatacatatatatatatatatatatatatatatatatgtatatatatatatatatatatatatatatatatatatatatatatatatccatccatccattttctaccgcttattccctttggggtcgcgggggcgctggagctatatatatatatatatatatacaggtaaaagccagtaaattagaatattttgaaaaacttgatttatttcagtaattgcattcaaaaggtgtaacttgtacattatatttattcattgcacacagactgatgcattcaaatgtttatttcatttaattttgatgatttgaagtggcaacaaatgaaaatccaaaattccgtgtgtcacaaaattagaatattacttaaggctaatacaaaaaagggatttttagaaatgttggccaactgaaaagtatgaaaatgaaaaatatgagcatgtacaatactcaatacttggttggagctccttttgcctcaattactgcgttaatgcggcgt
This region includes:
- the efna3b gene encoding ephrin-A3b, which codes for MAPVPLSLWLLTTLTWANLLQVSANRHSIYWNSSNIHLRREGYTMQVNVNDYLDIYCPHYNDSQRMVGTSEQYVLYMVSYRGYRSCDPQMGFKRWECNRPHAPHAPIKFSEKFQRYSAFSLGYEFHVGQEYYYISTPTHHHGRSCLRLRVYVCCATASDVDDEAEPTEADYTFTPGLNIDDNDEFNPSVPKLEKSVSGSSPSRDRLLLTIAMLLLLLVS